A region of uncultured Carboxylicivirga sp. DNA encodes the following proteins:
- a CDS encoding YfbU family protein, whose product MNEIDLTFKERAHFVWMFEILKKLDPDHAKDYDWRIHALSNGYQLEYGSALGSLMIYDEETPLSVCKETRDILHMYRVIQNSYGGLSDKSDIDKEKIHFKGFDGHEEDHLGYATYLLEQRNQFKESQNEAHDYDSHEAVIDDYRNMLKVFSEITKGERFHFLDKDQLIQLLKVAP is encoded by the coding sequence ATGAATGAAATAGATTTAACATTTAAAGAACGTGCTCATTTTGTTTGGATGTTCGAAATTCTAAAAAAACTTGATCCTGATCATGCAAAAGATTATGATTGGAGAATACATGCATTAAGTAATGGTTATCAACTAGAATATGGATCCGCTCTTGGAAGTCTAATGATATATGATGAAGAAACACCTCTTTCTGTTTGTAAAGAAACGAGAGATATTCTTCATATGTATAGAGTAATTCAAAATTCTTATGGAGGACTAAGCGATAAATCAGATATTGATAAAGAGAAGATTCATTTTAAAGGTTTTGATGGGCATGAAGAAGATCATTTAGGCTATGCAACTTATTTACTTGAACAAAGAAATCAGTTTAAAGAATCTCAGAATGAAGCTCATGATTATGATTCACATGAGGCAGTTATTGACGATTACCGTAATATGCTAAAGGTATTTAGTGAAATAACCAAAGGTGAAAGATTTCATTTCCTAGACAAAGATCAGTTAATACAATTATTGAAAGTGGCACCATAG